Proteins found in one Miscanthus floridulus cultivar M001 chromosome 4, ASM1932011v1, whole genome shotgun sequence genomic segment:
- the LOC136552730 gene encoding uncharacterized protein isoform X1 gives MRRQRQRAPDSAPLFLPVSQFLNPSALPVACTADRRSEAGKLGTKSAAGSWSGRAMETPPPFQESAHCDVCRCTFSAFRRRHHCRSCGRTLCHEHSSYHMALPQYGIYTDVRVCYDCFNESSSQGRAGNAASAGSISGAADSFSGLSLGKEDASSPMKNLTVQSAAPLIECKCGMPLCICEAPKPEPAPAPVKQNISSVPSTTQSNPRPKKPANTQQKASATSSSNSSSFLNIGLMSNDSNDKGLSDYEVSGEGLREAIKGGDVKGVKKLLTQGVDCNYCDKQGFTLLHLAALFNQTEIALVLMDHGANVESKNGQGETPLDCAPAMLQYKMRQRMEELAASSRPLE, from the exons ATGCGGCGACAACGCCAGAGGGCCCCCGACTCGGCTCCCCTGTTCCTCCCGGTCTCGCAGTTCCTCAACCCGTCGGCTCTCCCCGTCGCCTGCACCGCAGATCGCCGAAGCGAGGCAGGCAAGCTCGGGACCAAATCCGCTGCGGGCAGCTGGAGCGGTAGGGCCATGGAGACGCCGCCGCCTTTCCAGGAGTCCGCCCACTGCGACGTCTGCCGCTGCACCTTCAGCGCCTTCCGCCGCCGT CATCACTGCCGCAGCTGCGGACGGACGCTCTGTCACGAGCATTCTTCGTACCACATG GCTCTCCCGCAGTATGGGATATATACCGACGTCAGAGTCTGCTACGATTGCTTCAACGAATCCTCGAG CCAAGGACGTGCTGGTAATGCAGCGTCGGCTGGTAGCATTTCTGGAGCAGCTGACTCTTTTTCAGGGCTGAGTTTGGGTAAAGAGGATGCTTCGTCGCCTATGAAGAATTTAACAGTTCAGAGCGCGGCACCCCTTATTGAGTGCAAATGTGGGATGCCTTTGTGTATATGTGAAGCACCAAAACCAgaacctgcacctgcacctgtaAAG CAGAATATCAGCAGCGTTCCTTCAACCACACAGTCGAATCCAAGGCCAAAGAAGCCTGCTAACACCCAACAGAAGGCTTCAGCTACTTCCAGTAGCAACTCAAG CTCATTCTTAAATATTGGATTGATGAGCAACGATAGCAATGATAAGGGTCTTTCTGACTATGAAGTTAGTGGGGAG GGACTGAGAGAAGCAATTAAAGGCGGGGATGTTAAGGGTGTAAAGAAACTTCTTACACAG GGAGTGGATTGCAACTACTGCGACAAACAAGGATTTACTTTGCTGCATTTG GCTGCATTGTTTAACCAGACAGAGATTGCTCTTGTTCTCATGGACCATGGTGCAAATGTTGAAAGCAAAAATGGGCAAG GGGAAACTCCTTTGGACTGCGCTCCAGCAATGCTGCAGTACAAGATGCGACAACGGATGGAAGAACTCGCGGCTTCGAGTAGACCACTAGAGTGA
- the LOC136549138 gene encoding uncharacterized protein, which yields MDVNANPLFNTDISDVESSSTSSASISSDSYTAPAMTMPPAAVLQTVNIKTHVPVELDIAESNYTEWCCFFDAFVGKFGLSNHLATPLTPADRRDPNWIMRDQCILSWLYNSISKDVLAIFRGNELHRAVYLEGEFHSLVQGDMDVTTFTGRLKKLANAQRDVGQPVCETSQVLNMLRGLNSKFRHAVPVITSNNPPHTFLSVRSYLLLEEQYDREHAKATQH from the exons ATGGACGTCAACGCCAACCCGCTCTTCAACACCGACATTTCTGACGTCgagtcctcctccacctcctccgccTCCATTTCCAGTGACTCCTACACCGCGCCTGCCATGACCATGCCGCCGGCGGCCGTCCTCCAAACCGTCAACATCAAAACCCATGTCCCTGTCGAGCTTGACATCGCTGAATCCAACTACACGGAGTGGTGTTGCTTCTTTGATGCCTTTGTGGGCAAATTTGGCCTCAGCAACCACCTCGCTACCCCACTGACCCCTGCCGATCGCCGCGACCCAAATTGGATCATGCGTGATCAGTGCATTCTTTCTTGGCTCTATAACTCCATCTCCAAAGATGTCCTTGCCATC TTTCGCGGCAATGAGCTCCACCGTGCCGTCTACTTGGAGGGGGAGTTCCACAGTCTGGTTCAAGGTGACATGGACGTGACGACGTTCACCGGCCGCCTCAAGAAGCTTGCCAATGCTCAGCGCGACGTCGGCCAACCGGTGTGCGAAACCTCGCAGGTTCTCAACATGCTCCGGGGTCTTAACTCCAAGTTTCGCCATGCCGTTCCTGTCATCACCTCCAATAACCCGCCACATACCTTCCTCTCCGTGCGTTCATATCTGCTGCTGGAGGAGCAGTACGACCGTGAGCATGCCAAGGCCACCCAGCATTAA
- the LOC136552730 gene encoding vacuolar protein sorting-associated protein 27-like isoform X2, translated as MRRQRQRAPDSAPLFLPVSQFLNPSALPVACTADRRSEAGKLGTKSAAGSWSGRAMETPPPFQESAHCDVCRCTFSAFRRRHHCRSCGRTLCHEHSSYHMALPQYGIYTDVRVCYDCFNESSSQGRAGNAASAGSISGAADSFSGLSLGKEDASSPMKNLTVQSAAPLIECKCGMPLCICEAPKPEPAPAPVKNISSVPSTTQSNPRPKKPANTQQKASATSSSNSSSFLNIGLMSNDSNDKGLSDYEVSGEGLREAIKGGDVKGVKKLLTQGVDCNYCDKQGFTLLHLAALFNQTEIALVLMDHGANVESKNGQGETPLDCAPAMLQYKMRQRMEELAASSRPLE; from the exons ATGCGGCGACAACGCCAGAGGGCCCCCGACTCGGCTCCCCTGTTCCTCCCGGTCTCGCAGTTCCTCAACCCGTCGGCTCTCCCCGTCGCCTGCACCGCAGATCGCCGAAGCGAGGCAGGCAAGCTCGGGACCAAATCCGCTGCGGGCAGCTGGAGCGGTAGGGCCATGGAGACGCCGCCGCCTTTCCAGGAGTCCGCCCACTGCGACGTCTGCCGCTGCACCTTCAGCGCCTTCCGCCGCCGT CATCACTGCCGCAGCTGCGGACGGACGCTCTGTCACGAGCATTCTTCGTACCACATG GCTCTCCCGCAGTATGGGATATATACCGACGTCAGAGTCTGCTACGATTGCTTCAACGAATCCTCGAG CCAAGGACGTGCTGGTAATGCAGCGTCGGCTGGTAGCATTTCTGGAGCAGCTGACTCTTTTTCAGGGCTGAGTTTGGGTAAAGAGGATGCTTCGTCGCCTATGAAGAATTTAACAGTTCAGAGCGCGGCACCCCTTATTGAGTGCAAATGTGGGATGCCTTTGTGTATATGTGAAGCACCAAAACCAgaacctgcacctgcacctgtaAAG AATATCAGCAGCGTTCCTTCAACCACACAGTCGAATCCAAGGCCAAAGAAGCCTGCTAACACCCAACAGAAGGCTTCAGCTACTTCCAGTAGCAACTCAAG CTCATTCTTAAATATTGGATTGATGAGCAACGATAGCAATGATAAGGGTCTTTCTGACTATGAAGTTAGTGGGGAG GGACTGAGAGAAGCAATTAAAGGCGGGGATGTTAAGGGTGTAAAGAAACTTCTTACACAG GGAGTGGATTGCAACTACTGCGACAAACAAGGATTTACTTTGCTGCATTTG GCTGCATTGTTTAACCAGACAGAGATTGCTCTTGTTCTCATGGACCATGGTGCAAATGTTGAAAGCAAAAATGGGCAAG GGGAAACTCCTTTGGACTGCGCTCCAGCAATGCTGCAGTACAAGATGCGACAACGGATGGAAGAACTCGCGGCTTCGAGTAGACCACTAGAGTGA
- the LOC136552730 gene encoding uncharacterized protein isoform X3 has product MRRQRQRAPDSAPLFLPVSQFLNPSALPVACTADRRSEAGKLGTKSAAGSWSGRAMETPPPFQESAHCDVCRCTFSAFRRRHHCRSCGRTLCHEHSSYHMALPQYGIYTDVRVCYDCFNESSSQGRAGNAASAGSISGAADSFSGLSLGKEDASSPMKNLTVQSAAPLIECKCGMPLCICEAPKPEPAPAPVKQNISSVPSTTQSNPRPKKPANTQQKASATSSSNSSSFLNIGLMSNDSNDKGLSDYEVSGEGLREAIKGGDVKGVKKLLTQAALFNQTEIALVLMDHGANVESKNGQGETPLDCAPAMLQYKMRQRMEELAASSRPLE; this is encoded by the exons ATGCGGCGACAACGCCAGAGGGCCCCCGACTCGGCTCCCCTGTTCCTCCCGGTCTCGCAGTTCCTCAACCCGTCGGCTCTCCCCGTCGCCTGCACCGCAGATCGCCGAAGCGAGGCAGGCAAGCTCGGGACCAAATCCGCTGCGGGCAGCTGGAGCGGTAGGGCCATGGAGACGCCGCCGCCTTTCCAGGAGTCCGCCCACTGCGACGTCTGCCGCTGCACCTTCAGCGCCTTCCGCCGCCGT CATCACTGCCGCAGCTGCGGACGGACGCTCTGTCACGAGCATTCTTCGTACCACATG GCTCTCCCGCAGTATGGGATATATACCGACGTCAGAGTCTGCTACGATTGCTTCAACGAATCCTCGAG CCAAGGACGTGCTGGTAATGCAGCGTCGGCTGGTAGCATTTCTGGAGCAGCTGACTCTTTTTCAGGGCTGAGTTTGGGTAAAGAGGATGCTTCGTCGCCTATGAAGAATTTAACAGTTCAGAGCGCGGCACCCCTTATTGAGTGCAAATGTGGGATGCCTTTGTGTATATGTGAAGCACCAAAACCAgaacctgcacctgcacctgtaAAG CAGAATATCAGCAGCGTTCCTTCAACCACACAGTCGAATCCAAGGCCAAAGAAGCCTGCTAACACCCAACAGAAGGCTTCAGCTACTTCCAGTAGCAACTCAAG CTCATTCTTAAATATTGGATTGATGAGCAACGATAGCAATGATAAGGGTCTTTCTGACTATGAAGTTAGTGGGGAG GGACTGAGAGAAGCAATTAAAGGCGGGGATGTTAAGGGTGTAAAGAAACTTCTTACACAG GCTGCATTGTTTAACCAGACAGAGATTGCTCTTGTTCTCATGGACCATGGTGCAAATGTTGAAAGCAAAAATGGGCAAG GGGAAACTCCTTTGGACTGCGCTCCAGCAATGCTGCAGTACAAGATGCGACAACGGATGGAAGAACTCGCGGCTTCGAGTAGACCACTAGAGTGA